One Chordicoccus furentiruminis DNA window includes the following coding sequences:
- a CDS encoding MBOAT family O-acyltransferase, with protein MTFSTLYFVFVFLPLALLICRFVPERAVNPVLAALSLLFYAWGRPSNLIVLLILAACNYLAGLQMDGLLRKGDRRALRAVTAATAAADVAVLALYKYFAGHMPVGLSFYTFTVLSYLFDVYQEQTPPERNVLRYLLYVSFFPKLTMGPIVTYRDFAPQAENHPMTRAGLLAGLRLFLIGLAKKVLLADQLGMAFSAVSKGTQTTVLGAWLGMLFYGFELYYDFSGYSDMAIGIARMFGFRIGKNFDHPYLSRSVSEFWRRWHISLGNWFKQYVYFPMGGSRVSDGRLFINLLTVWLLTGIWHGNTLNFLIWGLYHGFFVILEKFVIRERADRLPDAVRVIITSFIAFVGWIFFFTRTPGEAAAWCGALFGAGTAGLAGNAALFALQGNFLLLLASAVGATEWVDQTFRRIFFSNVYHLDERVLTGAAAALHLILLVSCVAGMVSSTYSSFLYFRF; from the coding sequence TTGACGTTCAGCACACTGTATTTTGTCTTCGTCTTTCTGCCGCTGGCGCTTCTGATCTGCCGGTTTGTGCCGGAGAGGGCGGTGAATCCGGTTCTTGCCGCGCTCAGTCTGCTGTTTTACGCGTGGGGAAGGCCGTCGAATCTGATCGTGCTCCTGATCCTTGCCGCCTGCAACTATCTGGCGGGACTTCAGATGGACGGTCTGCTCCGGAAGGGAGACCGGCGGGCGCTTCGCGCGGTCACGGCGGCTACGGCGGCCGCCGATGTGGCGGTGCTCGCTCTGTACAAGTATTTCGCGGGGCATATGCCTGTCGGACTGTCGTTCTATACGTTCACGGTGCTGTCCTATCTCTTTGACGTGTACCAGGAGCAGACGCCTCCTGAGCGGAACGTGCTCCGCTATCTCCTCTATGTCAGCTTCTTTCCCAAGCTGACGATGGGACCGATCGTGACATACCGGGATTTCGCGCCGCAGGCGGAGAACCATCCGATGACCCGGGCCGGTCTGCTGGCCGGCCTGCGTCTGTTCCTGATCGGACTGGCGAAAAAGGTGCTGCTGGCGGATCAGCTGGGCATGGCTTTCTCCGCTGTCTCGAAGGGAACGCAGACGACGGTGCTCGGCGCCTGGCTCGGGATGCTGTTCTACGGCTTCGAGCTGTATTACGACTTCAGCGGCTATTCGGATATGGCGATCGGCATCGCGCGGATGTTCGGGTTCCGCATCGGCAAAAACTTCGATCATCCGTATCTCAGCCGTTCCGTCTCCGAATTCTGGCGGCGGTGGCATATTTCGCTCGGGAACTGGTTCAAGCAGTACGTGTATTTCCCGATGGGAGGAAGCCGTGTGTCAGACGGAAGGCTTTTCATCAATCTCCTGACGGTCTGGCTCCTGACGGGAATCTGGCACGGGAACACGCTGAATTTTCTGATCTGGGGGCTCTATCACGGCTTCTTCGTGATCCTGGAGAAGTTTGTCATCCGGGAACGGGCGGACCGGCTTCCGGACGCGGTGCGGGTGATCATCACGTCGTTCATCGCCTTCGTCGGATGGATTTTCTTCTTCACCCGGACACCCGGCGAGGCGGCCGCCTGGTGCGGCGCGCTGTTCGGCGCGGGTACGGCCGGGCTTGCCGGGAACGCGGCTCTGTTCGCTCTTCAGGGCAATTTCCTGCTTCTTCTGGCGTCAGCCGTGGGCGCGACCGAGTGGGTGGACCAGACGTTCCGGAGGATTTTCTTCAGCAACGTGTATCATCTGGATGAGCGCGTGCTGACCGGTGCGGCGGCCGCGCTGCATCTGATTCTTCTGGTCAGCTGCGTGGCGGGCATGGTCAGCAGTACATACAGCTCTTTCCTTTATTTCCGCTTCTGA
- a CDS encoding DUF4358 domain-containing protein: MSEGPYRRDPGVLIPCVLKWALFLLLFITLIGRIRGGRPSRTPFDQMTQAVTGAADLSNTDQADNQMVRRLYRLTPSDYEGVLLYAPKTNMGAEELFLIHLKDQSQEKEAVQAVKQRIRTQKNSFKGYGAEQTAMLEKSVWESRGGYVLYYCGNQPQKVKRAFENAL; the protein is encoded by the coding sequence ATGAGTGAGGGACCGTATCGGAGAGATCCGGGCGTTCTGATCCCCTGCGTCCTGAAATGGGCTCTTTTCCTGCTCCTTTTCATCACACTGATCGGGCGGATCCGGGGCGGACGGCCCAGCCGGACTCCCTTTGATCAGATGACGCAGGCCGTCACGGGAGCCGCCGATCTGAGCAATACGGATCAGGCCGACAACCAGATGGTGCGCCGGCTGTACCGTCTCACGCCTTCCGATTATGAGGGCGTGCTTCTCTACGCGCCGAAGACCAACATGGGTGCCGAGGAGCTTTTTCTCATCCATCTGAAGGACCAGTCGCAGGAGAAGGAAGCCGTACAGGCGGTGAAGCAGCGCATCCGGACCCAGAAGAACAGCTTCAAAGGATACGGAGCCGAACAGACGGCGATGCTGGAGAAGAGCGTCTGGGAATCCAGAGGCGGGTATGTGCTTTATTACTGCGGAAACCAGCCGCAGAAGGTGAAGCGGGCGTTCGAGAACGCGCTGTAA
- a CDS encoding GDSL-type esterase/lipase family protein produces MKKHINRRGLRAAGAAAAALIVIAVIVSAVRSARLRALENSYTSQGEAYLRALESQDLSAVKASIREKQTDNKKASVEELLAKIDSGEADLWACFDDAVILGDSRGDDFQYNGFLPKSKILCDLGASCGKALDYLDTVASMAPKQIIFTYGMNDVDGNFSSADAFTAEYLKVINEFRAKLPDSEYYVNSIIPVTEHAIENDSNYENIPAYNEALKQMCAANDLVWIDCDDLLSGHEDLYDTDGQHFLKDAYPLWGRRIIRSIYEYENGISTESGAVSAAEAVETADSSAETAEGESGDE; encoded by the coding sequence TCGTATCCGCCGTCCGTTCCGCAAGGCTGCGGGCGCTGGAAAACTCCTATACCAGTCAGGGAGAAGCCTATCTGCGCGCTCTCGAATCCCAGGACCTGTCCGCAGTCAAGGCCTCAATCCGGGAAAAGCAGACTGACAACAAAAAGGCGTCTGTGGAAGAGCTGCTGGCGAAAATCGACAGCGGAGAGGCCGATCTCTGGGCCTGCTTCGACGACGCGGTGATTCTTGGCGATTCCCGGGGGGACGATTTCCAGTACAACGGCTTTCTGCCGAAATCGAAAATTCTCTGCGACCTCGGAGCGAGCTGCGGGAAGGCGCTCGACTATCTGGACACCGTGGCTTCCATGGCGCCGAAGCAGATCATTTTCACCTACGGTATGAACGACGTGGACGGCAACTTCAGCAGCGCTGACGCCTTCACGGCCGAATATCTGAAAGTTATCAATGAATTCCGCGCGAAGCTGCCGGATTCGGAGTATTATGTCAATTCGATCATTCCGGTCACGGAGCATGCCATTGAGAACGACTCCAACTACGAGAATATACCGGCTTACAACGAGGCGCTGAAGCAGATGTGCGCGGCGAACGACCTTGTCTGGATCGACTGCGATGATCTGCTGAGCGGACACGAGGATCTGTATGACACCGACGGGCAGCATTTCCTGAAGGATGCCTATCCGCTCTGGGGCAGACGGATCATCAGGAGTATCTATGAATATGAAAACGGAATCAGTACCGAAAGCGGAGCCGTCAGTGCGGCCGAGGCCGTCGAGACGGCGGACAGCTCCGCGGAGACGGCGGAAGGAGAGAGCGGAGATGAGTGA